The proteins below are encoded in one region of Garra rufa chromosome 12, GarRuf1.0, whole genome shotgun sequence:
- the ttll3 gene encoding tubulin monoglycylase TTLL3: MHQHMQVPPLEGRARCNYVNLPMINGDRLKTAKTLVDKAIKEKKVFSVHGPYPVIRAGLRARGWVERRLPRPSVPRPRRHDLETEATDDGDSSDDDDLGEEGERDDEADDLYDLMSRLVRNETPYFYWTTRRDSIDCRSLRKDQMTNHYAKAGSFTTKVGLCMNLKNLQWFDAADPDTFFPRCYRLGAEDDKHAFIEDFRRTACTSLLLYVLEKYGGDSEWERTGEVHNAKSHGLSKSRKQHANERVGTSIIDNALQVCQEYLNGLEHCDIDITLETTPILSEQQWKVFLQNYYLVIHEGLKIEGCEDYVERCKCMLEQMRHVCPQMETDGLCNIWIIKPGAKSRGRGIICMNKLDEILSLVDTDHGIMKDSKWVVQKYLERPLLVHDTKFDVRQWFLVTDWNPLTMWFYRECYLRFSTQPYSTHTLDSSVHLCNNSIQKHFQPSPDRNPSLPAECMWSCSQFRSWLAASGQGDLWEGVVIPGMQKAVIQTLLTAQDSVEPRKASFELYGADFMLGRDLRPWLLEINASPTMAPSTGVTARLCPAVQEDTLRVVLDRRCDRYSHTGGFQLIYKQAAVEVPQYVGVNLLIEGTSIRRPRAPVYKPLIQSHPAPLLKSSTHKSSLISSHCISGKENQSEEVKKASPTLSSRKVTLDKSLIFQPKLRKRPHRLVLPSTCCVLPSPAELHPQKLSHTHTQPVHSPTHRTRSNLPSLYRPSPSLDLINIRPRQTLTSNRYKHEIHTVNISYPVLRMQKYLSLNHRRAMETFTEREGPKSS, encoded by the exons ATGCACCAACATATGCAAG TGCCACCTTTGGAAGGAAGAGCTCGCTGTAATTATGTAAATCTGCCTATGATTAATGGAGACAGACTGAAGACAGCTAAAACTCTAGTGGACAAGGCAATAAAG GAAAAGAAAGTGTTCTCTGTGCATGGTCCATATCCTGTAATTCGCGCGGGCCTACGTGCAAGAGGATGGGTGGAGCGGCGACTACCACGGCCCTCTGTTCCACGGCCCCGTCGACATGATCTTGAAACAGAAGCCACAGATGATGGTGACAGCAGTGATGATGATG ACTTAGGAGAGGAGGGAGAGAGGGACGATGAGGCAGATGATCTGTACGACCTAATG TCACGTTTGGTTCGCAATGAGACTCCATATTTCTACTGGACAACAAGGAGGGATTCAATCGACTGTCGATCTTTACGTAAAGACCAGATGACCAATCATTACGCAAAGGCCGGATCCTTCACTACCAAG GTTGGTTTGTGTATGAATTTGAAAAATTTGCAGTGGTTTGATGCAGCAGATCCTGATACATTCTTCCCACGCTGCTACAGACTGGGGGCGGAAGATGATAAACATGCTTTTATTG AGGACTTCAGACGGACTGCATGCACAAGTCTACTGTTGTATGTTTTGGAGAAGTATGGAGGGGATTCAGAGTGGGAGAGAACTGGAGAGGTGCATAATGCTAAATCTCATG GTCTGAGCAAGTCACGTAAACAGCATGCCAATGAGAGGGTTGGAACCTCAATAATTGACAATGCATTGCAAGTATGTCAGGAGTATCTAAACGGTTTAGAACACTGTGACATAGACATCACTTTGGAAACAACCCCTATTCTCTCAGAGCAACAGTGGAAGGTGTTTCTTCAGAATTATTATTTAGTTATTCA tgAAGGACTGAAGATAGAGGGCTGTGAAGATTACGTGGAGCGTTGTAAATGCATGCTGGAGCAGATGCGTCATGTTTGCCCTCAGATGGAGACTGATGGACTCTGCAACATCTGGATCATTAAACCTGGGGCTAAGTCACGAGGCAGAG GTATAATATGCATGAACAAACTGGATGAGATATTGAGTTTAGTAGATACAGACCACGGCATCATGAAGGATAGTAAGTGGGTGGTACAGAAGTACTTGGAGCGGCCTCTCCTCGTGCATGACACTAAGTTTGATGTAAGACAGTGGTTCTTGGTCACAGACTGGAACCCTCTTACCATGTGGTTCTACCGTGAGTGCTACCTCCGCTTTTCTACCCAACCTTACTCCACTCATACATTGGACAG TTCTGTACATCTTTGCAACAACTCCATCCAGAAGCATTTTCAACCAAGCCCAGATCGCAATCCTTCTCTGCCTGCTGAGTGCATGTGGTCATGTTCACAGTTTCGTTCCTGGTTGGCTGCTTCAGGCCAAGGTGATCTGTGGGAAGGGGTGGTGATTCCAGGTATGCAGAAGGCCGTTATCCAAACTCTCTTGACTGCGCAGGACAGTGTGGAACCTCGCAAAGCAAGTTTTGAGCTCTATGGTGCTGACTTCATGCTGGGACGGGATTTGCGACCTTGGCTTTTGGAGATCAATGCCAGCCCCACCATGGCACCCTCCACAGGAGTCACAGCTCGACTTTGCCCCGCTGTTCAGGAAGACACTTTGCGGGTGGTGCTGGATCGACGTTGTGACCGCTATTCTCACACTGGTGGCTTTCAACTGATATATAAACAG GCAGCAGTAGAAGTTCCTCAGTATGTAGGAGTGAATCTTCTGATAGAGGGGACTTCAATCAGGCGTCCTCGAGCCCCTGTTTACAAGCCTCTCATTCAGTCTCACCCTGCTCCATTATTAAAATCCAGCACCCACAAGTCTTCACTCATAAGCAGCCATTGCATTTCTGGTAAAGAAAATCAGTCAGAAGAAGTAAAGAAGGCCTCGCCTACCCTTTCTTCCCGTAAAGTCACGTTAGACAAATCTTTGATCTTTCAACCTAAACTGAGGAAACGTCCCCACAGACTCGTCCTGCCCTCAACCTGCTGTGTCCTTCCTAGCCCAGCAGAACTACATCCCCAAaagctctcacacacacacacccagccTGTTcattcccccacacacaggacacgcaGCAATCTTCCGTCCCTTTATCGTCCATCCCCATCACTGGATCTAATAAATATACGACCCAGACAAACGCTCACCTCCAATCGCTACAAACATGAAATACACACAGTCAATATATCTTATCCAGTCCTACGCATGCAGAAATACCTGTCGCTAAATCATAGACGGGCCATGGAAACTTTTACAGAGAGAGAAGGCCCAAAGTCATCCTGA